In the Streptomyces sp. f51 genome, one interval contains:
- a CDS encoding sirohydrochlorin chelatase, with protein MTTPPPALLIAGHGTRDEAGAEAFRSFVRELGRRHPELPVAGGFIELSPPPLGEAVGELVGQGVRRFAAVPLMLVSAGHAKGDIPAALAREKERHPGISYTYGRPLGPHPSLLAVLERRLDEVLGDGAATPEARAAVTVLLVGRGSTDPDANAEVHKAARLLWEGRGYAGVETAFVSLAAPDVPSGLDRCVRLGARRIVVLPYFLFTGILPDRVRRQTRDWAAAHPEVEVGSAEVIGPEPELLDLVMERYREAVAGDLRMNCDSCVYRIALPGFEDKVGLPQQPHFHPDDDGHQDGHGHHHHGGHTHSHAH; from the coding sequence GTGACCACCCCGCCCCCCGCCCTGCTCATCGCCGGACACGGCACCCGGGACGAGGCCGGAGCCGAGGCCTTCCGTTCCTTCGTACGGGAGCTGGGCCGCCGCCATCCCGAACTGCCCGTCGCCGGCGGGTTCATCGAGCTGTCGCCGCCGCCGCTCGGCGAGGCGGTCGGCGAACTCGTCGGACAGGGCGTACGGCGTTTCGCCGCCGTTCCGCTGATGCTGGTGTCCGCCGGGCACGCCAAGGGCGACATCCCGGCGGCGCTGGCCCGCGAGAAGGAGCGGCACCCCGGGATCTCGTACACGTACGGGCGTCCGCTGGGCCCGCATCCCTCGCTGCTCGCCGTGCTGGAGCGGCGGCTGGACGAGGTCCTCGGCGACGGCGCCGCGACCCCCGAGGCACGGGCCGCGGTCACCGTGCTGCTCGTGGGCCGCGGGTCCACCGACCCGGACGCCAACGCCGAGGTGCACAAGGCCGCGCGGCTGCTGTGGGAGGGCCGGGGTTACGCCGGCGTCGAGACCGCGTTCGTGTCCCTGGCGGCTCCCGACGTGCCGTCCGGCCTCGACCGCTGCGTGAGGCTCGGCGCGCGCCGGATCGTGGTCCTGCCCTACTTCCTGTTCACCGGCATCCTCCCGGACCGGGTACGGCGGCAGACGCGGGACTGGGCCGCCGCGCACCCGGAGGTCGAGGTGGGTTCCGCCGAGGTCATCGGTCCCGAGCCCGAACTGCTCGACCTGGTCATGGAGCGCTACCGGGAGGCCGTCGCGGGCGATCTGCGGATGAACTGCGACTCCTGCGTCTACCGGATCGCGCTGCCCGGCTTCGAGGACAAGGTGGGGCTCCCCCAGCAGCCGCACTTCCACCCGGACGACGACGGCCACCAGGACGGTCACGGGCACCACCATCACGGGGGACACACGCATTCCCATGCCCACTGA
- the cobC gene encoding Rv2231c family pyridoxal phosphate-dependent protein CobC — protein sequence MPTEEAAEGGHDLRHHGDAEVRDDGSKLTDLAVNVRADTPPAWLLDRIAASLPSLAAYPDGRSARAAVAARHGLPVERVLLTAGAAEAFVLLARGLEVRRPVVVHPQFTEPEAALRDAGHTVGRVLLREEDGFRLDAAAVPEDADLVVIGNPTNPTSVLHPAGTLAELARPGRVLVVDEAFMDAVPGERESLAGRTDVPGLVVLRSLTKTWGLAGLRIGYVLADPGTIARLERAQPLWPVSTPALAAAEACVSSQALAEAAHAARRIAKDRDHLVAGLREFACTDGLRVVEPAEGSFVLVRLPRAAGVRRALRDLGFAVRRGDTFPGLGDEWLRLAVRDRTTVNRFLQALDRAMTVAGDGGSHPAGDEGTWGTAGTGPGEGTTADADTGTG from the coding sequence ATGCCCACTGAAGAGGCCGCCGAGGGCGGGCACGATCTGCGGCACCACGGCGACGCCGAGGTGCGCGACGACGGTTCCAAGCTGACCGATCTGGCCGTGAACGTCCGGGCGGACACCCCGCCCGCGTGGCTGCTTGACCGGATCGCCGCCTCGCTGCCGTCGCTTGCGGCCTACCCGGACGGGCGGTCCGCCCGGGCGGCGGTGGCGGCACGGCACGGGCTGCCGGTGGAGCGGGTGCTGCTCACGGCGGGCGCGGCCGAGGCGTTCGTGCTGCTCGCGCGCGGCCTCGAGGTACGCCGTCCGGTCGTCGTGCATCCGCAGTTCACGGAGCCGGAGGCGGCGCTGCGGGACGCCGGGCACACGGTCGGCCGGGTCCTGCTGCGCGAGGAGGACGGCTTCAGGCTCGACGCGGCCGCCGTCCCCGAGGACGCCGATCTCGTCGTGATCGGCAATCCGACCAATCCGACCTCGGTGCTGCACCCTGCCGGGACGCTGGCCGAACTGGCCCGTCCCGGGCGGGTGCTGGTGGTCGACGAGGCGTTCATGGACGCGGTGCCGGGCGAACGCGAGAGCCTGGCCGGGCGGACCGACGTCCCCGGACTCGTCGTGCTGCGCAGCCTCACGAAGACGTGGGGTCTCGCGGGGCTGCGGATCGGCTACGTGCTCGCCGACCCCGGGACGATCGCCCGGCTGGAGCGGGCTCAGCCGCTGTGGCCGGTGTCCACGCCCGCGCTCGCGGCGGCGGAGGCGTGCGTGTCCTCGCAGGCGCTCGCGGAGGCGGCCCACGCGGCGCGGCGGATCGCCAAGGACCGGGACCATCTGGTCGCGGGACTGCGGGAGTTCGCCTGCACCGACGGGCTGCGGGTGGTCGAGCCCGCGGAGGGCTCCTTCGTCCTGGTCCGGCTGCCGCGGGCCGCGGGGGTGCGCCGTGCTCTTCGCGACCTCGGGTTCGCGGTGCGGCGCGGGGACACGTTCCCCGGCCTCGGGGACGAGTGGCTGCGCCTGGCGGTACGGGACCGGACGACGGTCAACCGCTTCCTCCAGGCCCTGGACCGGGCGATGACCGTCGCCGGGGACGGCGGTTCCCACCCCGCCGGGGACGAGGGCACCTGGGGCACTGCGGGAACCGGGCCCGGCGAAGGCACCACGGCCGACGCGGACACCGGGACCGGCTGA
- a CDS encoding SCO1860 family LAETG-anchored protein produces MNSINHRMPARRFAVTAAAAVLAAGPTALAGAGSAQASDDHGRASAVVLRTGLDVSLLKKTVNVPLAVSLNEVQAPQSAEKTALTAQLDGVDGGRPFSVLRADVATARATVSATKAEGSTRLAHAAVHVPGLPLLSLIEVEDVTSKATCEAGRKPVATANLLGSVTVLGKKVTLTTGGPTHVKVPGIGEVRLDLSRTETTSRTAAASALELNVSVDPLKLGVAAVEGTVTLAKATCESPDGPAPAAQESVSATPSKESAAPVAEASPQGAPEGGGLAETGSSSMTPYLAGGAAVLLAAGAGAVAVSRRRRS; encoded by the coding sequence TTGAACAGCATCAACCACCGCATGCCCGCGCGCCGTTTCGCCGTCACCGCGGCCGCCGCCGTCCTCGCCGCGGGTCCCACCGCGCTGGCCGGCGCGGGCTCCGCCCAGGCGAGTGACGACCACGGGCGCGCGAGCGCCGTCGTGCTCCGCACCGGGCTCGACGTGTCCCTCCTCAAGAAGACCGTGAACGTCCCGCTCGCGGTCTCCCTGAACGAGGTGCAGGCGCCGCAGAGCGCCGAGAAGACCGCGCTCACCGCCCAGTTGGACGGCGTCGACGGAGGGCGCCCGTTCAGCGTGCTCCGCGCGGACGTCGCCACCGCCAGGGCCACCGTCTCCGCCACGAAGGCCGAGGGCTCCACCCGCCTCGCGCACGCCGCCGTCCATGTCCCCGGACTGCCGCTGCTGTCGCTGATCGAGGTCGAGGACGTGACCTCGAAGGCGACCTGCGAGGCGGGCAGGAAGCCCGTCGCCACCGCCAACCTGCTGGGTTCCGTCACCGTCCTCGGCAAGAAGGTCACGCTGACGACGGGCGGCCCCACGCATGTGAAGGTCCCCGGGATCGGCGAGGTGCGGCTCGATCTCTCCAGGACGGAGACGACCTCCCGGACGGCCGCCGCCTCGGCGCTCGAACTCAACGTGTCCGTCGACCCGTTGAAGCTGGGCGTGGCCGCGGTCGAGGGCACGGTGACACTGGCGAAGGCCACCTGTGAGTCCCCGGACGGGCCCGCGCCCGCCGCCCAGGAGTCCGTGTCGGCCACGCCTTCGAAGGAGTCGGCCGCCCCGGTGGCCGAGGCGAGTCCGCAGGGCGCTCCCGAAGGGGGAGGCCTCGCCGAGACCGGAAGCAGTTCCATGACGCCGTACCTGGCCGGCGGCGCGGCGGTCCTGCTCGCCGCGGGCGCCGGAGCGGTGGCCGTCTCCCGCCGCCGCAGGAGCTGA
- a CDS encoding transporter substrate-binding domain-containing protein: MNTLSGRRTRVLAAITLTAGLTLVAACTSSGNGGSGSKTASGGVELVKAGQLTTCTHLPYPPFQSEIDGKVQGFDVSLIDLVAKDLGVKQAIVDTPFENFKTGAFLNSEQCDLAAAGMTITPERKKNVDFSDPYFDATQGVLVDKKSGVTSLDDVKAKGKKLGAQAQTTGEDYAKKQGFDPVSFESSDAVLSGLRSGQVQAVIIDYPVVQGWLKDKANADAFKVVDNLNTGEQYGFTVKKGNAKLLAAINKAIADAKADGTYKKLYEKWIGPYDAAAASASPSAS; the protein is encoded by the coding sequence GTGAACACCCTCTCCGGCCGCCGGACCCGAGTCCTGGCCGCGATCACCCTGACGGCCGGGCTGACGCTCGTGGCCGCCTGCACCTCCAGCGGGAACGGCGGAAGCGGCTCCAAGACCGCGTCCGGCGGGGTCGAGCTCGTCAAGGCGGGACAGCTCACCACGTGCACCCACCTGCCCTACCCGCCGTTCCAGTCGGAGATCGACGGCAAGGTGCAGGGCTTCGACGTGTCGCTGATCGACCTCGTCGCCAAGGACCTGGGCGTGAAGCAGGCCATCGTCGACACGCCCTTCGAGAACTTCAAGACGGGCGCGTTCCTCAACTCCGAGCAGTGCGACCTCGCCGCGGCCGGCATGACGATCACCCCGGAGCGCAAGAAGAACGTCGACTTCTCCGACCCGTACTTCGACGCCACCCAGGGTGTGCTGGTCGACAAGAAGAGCGGCGTCACCTCGCTGGACGACGTCAAGGCGAAGGGCAAGAAGCTCGGGGCCCAGGCGCAGACCACCGGTGAGGACTACGCCAAGAAGCAGGGCTTCGACCCGGTCTCCTTCGAGTCCTCCGACGCGGTCCTCAGCGGACTGCGCAGCGGTCAGGTCCAGGCCGTCATCATCGACTACCCGGTCGTCCAGGGCTGGCTCAAGGACAAGGCCAACGCCGACGCCTTCAAGGTGGTGGACAACCTCAACACCGGTGAGCAGTACGGCTTCACGGTGAAGAAGGGCAACGCCAAGCTCCTCGCCGCCATCAACAAGGCCATCGCGGACGCCAAGGCCGACGGCACGTACAAGAAGCTCTACGAGAAGTGGATCGGCCCCTACGACGCGGCCGCGGCCTCCGCCTCCCCGTCCGCCTCATGA
- the cobJ gene encoding precorrin-3B C(17)-methyltransferase, translating to MIGLISATAAGAAARDRLAAAWPTRTRVYDGPVADAVRRAFAECDQVVCFLATGAVVRLVAPLLGDKRSDPGVVCVDEAGRFAVSLVGGHAGGANELAREVGGLLGAEPVVTTATDAVGVPGLDTLGLPVEGDLAGVSRAVLDGEPVVLERESAWPLPALPPNVGSPAAPGAAVVRVSDRVRESAAREVVLRPPTLVVGVGASRGAPVEEVLDLVGDALREAGLSVSSVAELATVDAKSEEPGLVGAAARLGVPLVTYGAEELAAVTVPNPSGPPLAAVGTPSVAEAAALIGGGELLVPKRKSVRADGLPAMATCAVVRRPGRGRLAVVGLGPGARDLLTPRATAELRRAAVLVGLDQYVDQIRDLLRPGTLVLESGLGAEEERARTAVAEARRGQAVALIGSGDAGVYAMASPALAEASDDIDVVGVPGVTAALAAGAILGAPLGHDHVSISLSDLHTPWEVIERRVRAAAEADIVVTFYNPRSRGRDWQLPKALAVLSEHREPGTPVGVVRNASRPDESSRVTTLGSLDPGIVDMMTVVTVGNTATREIAGRMVTPRGYRWQKETE from the coding sequence GTGATCGGCCTGATTTCCGCCACGGCGGCGGGCGCGGCGGCCCGTGACCGGCTCGCCGCCGCCTGGCCCACGCGGACCCGGGTGTACGACGGGCCCGTGGCGGACGCCGTGCGGCGGGCCTTCGCGGAGTGCGACCAGGTGGTGTGCTTCCTCGCCACGGGCGCGGTCGTACGGCTCGTCGCTCCGCTGCTCGGCGACAAGAGGTCGGACCCCGGGGTGGTGTGCGTCGACGAGGCGGGGCGGTTCGCCGTGTCGCTGGTCGGCGGCCACGCGGGCGGGGCGAACGAACTCGCCCGCGAGGTGGGCGGGTTGCTCGGCGCCGAGCCGGTGGTGACGACGGCGACGGACGCGGTGGGCGTGCCGGGTCTCGACACGCTCGGCCTTCCGGTGGAGGGGGATCTCGCCGGGGTCTCGCGGGCCGTGCTGGACGGCGAACCGGTGGTGCTGGAGCGGGAGTCGGCCTGGCCGCTGCCCGCCCTGCCGCCGAACGTGGGGAGCCCGGCGGCGCCGGGTGCCGCGGTCGTCCGGGTGAGCGACCGTGTGCGGGAGAGCGCCGCGCGCGAGGTCGTCCTGCGGCCGCCGACCCTCGTCGTGGGGGTCGGCGCCTCCCGGGGCGCGCCCGTTGAGGAGGTCCTCGATCTCGTCGGGGACGCGCTGCGCGAGGCCGGGCTCTCCGTCTCGTCGGTGGCCGAACTCGCCACCGTGGACGCCAAGTCCGAGGAGCCCGGGCTCGTCGGGGCCGCGGCCCGGCTCGGGGTCCCGCTCGTCACGTACGGCGCAGAGGAGCTGGCGGCCGTGACGGTCCCGAACCCCTCGGGCCCGCCGCTCGCCGCCGTGGGGACCCCGTCCGTGGCGGAGGCCGCCGCGCTGATCGGCGGGGGCGAACTCCTCGTACCCAAGCGGAAGTCGGTACGGGCGGACGGGCTGCCCGCGATGGCGACCTGCGCGGTCGTCCGCCGCCCGGGGCGCGGACGGCTCGCGGTCGTCGGCCTCGGCCCCGGGGCCCGCGATCTGCTCACCCCGCGCGCGACGGCGGAACTGCGGCGGGCCGCCGTGCTCGTCGGGCTCGACCAGTACGTCGACCAGATCCGCGATCTGCTGCGGCCCGGCACCCTGGTCCTGGAGTCGGGCCTCGGCGCCGAGGAGGAGCGGGCGCGCACGGCGGTGGCCGAGGCGCGCCGCGGACAGGCCGTCGCGCTGATCGGCAGCGGTGACGCGGGCGTGTACGCGATGGCGTCGCCCGCGCTGGCCGAGGCGTCCGACGACATCGACGTCGTCGGGGTGCCGGGGGTGACCGCCGCGCTCGCTGCGGGGGCGATCCTCGGCGCGCCGCTCGGCCACGACCACGTGTCCATCAGCCTGTCCGACCTGCACACGCCGTGGGAGGTCATCGAGCGCCGGGTGCGCGCCGCGGCGGAGGCCGACATCGTCGTGACCTTCTACAACCCGCGCAGCCGGGGCCGGGACTGGCAGCTCCCCAAGGCGCTCGCGGTCCTGTCCGAGCACCGGGAACCGGGGACGCCGGTGGGGGTCGTGCGCAACGCCTCCCGGCCCGACGAATCGAGCCGGGTCACGACGCTGGGGTCCCTGGATCCGGGAATCGTCGACATGATGACGGTGGTGACCGTGGGCAACACCGCGACCCGCGAGATCGCCGGGCGCATGGTGACACCGCGCGGCTACCGCTGGCAGAAGGAGACCGAGTGA
- a CDS encoding amino acid ABC transporter permease has protein sequence MSGADTPLQPHRSGLSRRRKRQISRGVQYAVFVAVVIVFAVTADWSRLQNQFFQWDLVKQMFPDVITLALKNTVIYTMSGFAVGLVLGIVIALMRLSSVGPYRWFAGVYIEVFRGLPALMIFIFVGVAVPLAFPGTEIIGGTYGKVALALGLVGAAYMAETFRAGIQAVPKGQMEAARSLGFSHARAMVSVIVPQAFRIIVPPLTNELVTLFKDSSLVLFLGVTLEERELSKYGRDLASTTANSTPILVAGLCYLLVTIPLGFVARRLEARQKEATK, from the coding sequence ATGAGCGGTGCCGACACGCCCCTCCAGCCCCACAGGTCCGGCCTGAGCCGGCGCCGCAAGCGCCAGATCTCCCGCGGTGTGCAGTACGCCGTCTTCGTGGCCGTCGTGATCGTCTTCGCGGTCACGGCGGACTGGAGCCGTCTTCAGAACCAGTTCTTCCAGTGGGACCTGGTCAAGCAGATGTTCCCGGACGTCATCACCCTGGCGCTGAAGAACACGGTCATCTACACGATGTCCGGCTTCGCCGTCGGTCTCGTCCTCGGCATCGTCATCGCCCTGATGCGCCTGTCCTCGGTGGGCCCCTACCGCTGGTTCGCCGGGGTCTACATCGAGGTCTTCCGCGGCCTGCCCGCGCTGATGATCTTCATCTTCGTGGGCGTCGCGGTACCGCTGGCGTTCCCGGGCACGGAGATCATCGGCGGAACGTACGGAAAGGTCGCCCTCGCGCTCGGTCTGGTGGGCGCCGCCTACATGGCCGAGACCTTCCGCGCGGGTATCCAGGCCGTGCCCAAGGGGCAGATGGAGGCGGCCCGTTCGCTGGGCTTCTCGCACGCCAGGGCCATGGTCTCGGTCATCGTCCCGCAGGCGTTCCGGATCATCGTCCCGCCGCTCACCAACGAACTCGTGACCCTCTTCAAGGACTCCTCGCTGGTGCTGTTCCTCGGTGTCACCCTGGAGGAGCGCGAACTGTCCAAGTACGGCCGTGACCTGGCCAGTACGACCGCCAACTCCACGCCGATCCTGGTCGCGGGTCTCTGCTACCTGCTCGTCACCATCCCGCTCGGCTTCGTCGCCCGACGCCTCGAGGCGCGGCAGAAGGAGGCCACGAAGTGA
- a CDS encoding amino acid ABC transporter ATP-binding protein, with product MSTPEIQVKDLHKSFGDNEVLRGIDLEIGRGEVVCVIGPSGSGKSTLLRCVNLLEEPTKGQVFVGGTQVTDPDVDIDAVRRRIGMVFQQFNLFPHLSVTGNLTLPQRRVLGRGKEEAARIAAENLSRVGLAEKADAFPASLSGGQQQRVAIARALAMGPDVMLFDEPTSALDPELVGDVLSVMRVLADEGMTMMVVTHEMSFAREVADRVVFMDGGVIVEEGAPAQVIGNPAHERTRHFLSRLLDPAMADVPEGTPDAGAGNRTGRDGTGESPH from the coding sequence GTGAGCACGCCCGAGATCCAGGTGAAGGACCTGCACAAGTCCTTCGGCGACAACGAGGTGCTGCGCGGTATCGACCTGGAGATCGGCCGGGGCGAGGTCGTCTGCGTGATCGGCCCCTCCGGCTCCGGCAAGTCGACCCTGCTGCGCTGTGTGAACCTCCTGGAGGAGCCCACCAAGGGCCAGGTGTTCGTCGGCGGGACGCAGGTCACGGACCCCGACGTCGACATCGACGCCGTACGCCGCCGTATCGGCATGGTCTTCCAGCAGTTCAACCTCTTCCCCCATCTGTCGGTGACCGGGAACCTCACGCTGCCGCAGCGCCGGGTGCTGGGCCGGGGCAAGGAGGAGGCGGCCCGGATCGCCGCCGAGAACCTCTCCCGGGTGGGTCTCGCGGAGAAGGCCGACGCCTTTCCCGCCTCGCTCTCCGGCGGCCAGCAGCAGCGCGTCGCGATCGCCAGGGCGCTCGCGATGGGGCCCGACGTGATGCTCTTCGACGAGCCGACCTCGGCACTCGACCCCGAACTCGTCGGTGACGTGCTCTCCGTCATGCGGGTGCTCGCGGACGAGGGCATGACGATGATGGTCGTCACGCACGAGATGTCCTTCGCGCGCGAGGTCGCCGACCGGGTCGTCTTCATGGACGGCGGGGTGATCGTCGAGGAAGGCGCCCCGGCCCAGGTGATCGGCAACCCGGCCCACGAGCGCACCCGGCACTTCCTGTCCCGGCTGCTCGACCCCGCGATGGCGGACGTCCCCGAGGGGACACCGGACGCGGGCGCCGGGAACAGGACAGGGCGGGACGGGACCGGCGAGTCGCCTCACTAA
- a CDS encoding amidohydrolase family protein, with amino-acid sequence MSDHPVLHVKGRVLVGPDDVRDELWVVGGRISYDRPAGARDIRTVEGWALPGLVDAHCHVGLDAHGPVPADVSEKQALTDRDAGTLLLRDAGSPSDTRWTDDRDDLPKIIRAGRHIARTRRYIRNYAHEIEPEDLVAYVAREARRGDGWVKLVGDWIDRGTGDLSACWPRDAVEAAIAEAHRLGARVTAHCFAEDSLRDLVEAGIDCVEHATGLTEDTVPLFAERGVAIVPTLVNIATFPRLADGGEAKYPLWSAHIRRLHERRYDTVRAAYDAGIPVYVGTDAGGSLAHGLVAAEVAELVTAGIPPVEALSATTWGARRWLGRPGLDEGAPADLVVYVGDPRDDVRVLADPRRVVLSGRIVG; translated from the coding sequence ATGAGCGATCACCCGGTACTCCACGTGAAAGGGCGGGTCCTCGTCGGGCCCGACGACGTCCGCGACGAACTGTGGGTCGTCGGCGGACGGATCTCCTACGACCGTCCCGCCGGCGCCCGGGACATCCGCACGGTCGAGGGCTGGGCGCTGCCCGGCCTGGTCGACGCGCACTGCCACGTCGGGCTCGACGCCCACGGCCCGGTCCCGGCGGACGTCTCCGAGAAGCAGGCGCTGACCGACCGCGACGCCGGCACCCTCCTCCTCCGGGACGCCGGTTCACCCTCCGACACCCGCTGGACCGACGACCGCGACGACCTCCCGAAGATCATCCGCGCGGGCCGGCACATCGCCCGCACCCGCCGCTACATCCGCAACTACGCCCACGAGATCGAGCCGGAGGACCTGGTCGCGTACGTCGCCCGGGAGGCCCGGCGCGGTGACGGCTGGGTCAAGCTCGTCGGGGACTGGATCGACCGCGGCACAGGCGACCTGAGCGCCTGCTGGCCGCGCGACGCCGTCGAGGCGGCGATCGCCGAGGCGCACCGGCTCGGTGCCCGCGTCACCGCGCACTGCTTCGCCGAGGACTCGCTGCGGGACCTGGTCGAGGCGGGCATCGACTGCGTCGAGCACGCCACCGGCCTCACCGAGGACACCGTCCCGCTCTTCGCCGAGCGCGGTGTCGCCATCGTCCCGACCCTCGTGAACATCGCCACCTTCCCGCGGCTCGCGGACGGCGGCGAGGCCAAGTACCCGCTGTGGTCGGCGCACATCCGACGCCTCCACGAGCGCCGCTACGACACGGTGCGGGCCGCGTACGACGCCGGGATCCCGGTCTACGTGGGCACCGACGCGGGCGGCTCCCTCGCCCACGGCCTCGTCGCGGCCGAGGTCGCCGAGCTCGTCACCGCGGGCATCCCGCCCGTCGAGGCGCTCTCCGCCACCACCTGGGGAGCCAGGCGCTGGCTCGGGCGGCCCGGCCTCGACGAGGGGGCGCCCGCGGACCTCGTGGTCTACGTGGGGGACCCGCGCGACGACGTACGGGTCCTGGCGGATCCGCGCCGCGTGGTCCTGAGCGGACGGATCGTCGGTTGA
- the cbiE gene encoding precorrin-6y C5,15-methyltransferase (decarboxylating) subunit CbiE gives MITVVGTGTGAPLPPDAEEALAGAGLVVGARRHLEAARTPERAELLVLGPLAPALDRIGRYTDDGAPGGPVVVLASGDPGFFGIVRALAERFGAGRLDVRPGVSSVAAAFARLGLPWDDAVVVSAHGRDPRTAVLICRSHPKVAVLTAPGSGPAELGAALADAGAERVLAVASALGDPERERVERVTPAEAAARDWGPAVSVVLCLDASRALAPVRTVAGPVAGPSRWALDEGEFAHRDSMISKFEVRALALARIGPRLGDLVWDIGAGSGSVAVECARFGAAVTAVEKTADGCERVRANAAAHGVDVRVVHGDAPSVLSALDGPHDPDAVFIGGGGRELSEIVAVCARRARRTVVVAMAALDRVPAARDALTAAGFTCDGVLLQSSRLAPLPGEVSRLAAANPVFVLWGVRPPATTEGVPQ, from the coding sequence GTGATCACCGTCGTCGGTACGGGCACGGGGGCGCCGCTGCCCCCGGACGCCGAGGAGGCGCTCGCCGGGGCCGGGCTCGTCGTGGGGGCCCGGCGGCACCTGGAGGCGGCCCGGACGCCGGAGCGGGCGGAACTGCTGGTGCTCGGGCCGCTGGCACCGGCCCTTGACCGGATCGGGCGGTACACGGACGACGGGGCTCCCGGGGGCCCGGTCGTGGTGCTCGCGTCGGGCGACCCCGGTTTCTTCGGGATCGTACGGGCGCTCGCGGAGCGGTTCGGGGCCGGGCGCCTCGACGTGCGCCCCGGAGTCTCGTCCGTGGCGGCCGCCTTCGCCCGGCTCGGGCTGCCCTGGGACGACGCGGTCGTGGTCAGCGCGCACGGGCGTGATCCGCGGACGGCCGTGCTGATCTGCCGGTCGCATCCCAAGGTGGCCGTGCTGACGGCTCCCGGGTCCGGGCCCGCCGAGCTGGGCGCGGCCCTCGCCGACGCCGGGGCCGAGCGCGTCCTGGCGGTGGCGAGCGCCCTCGGCGACCCGGAGCGGGAGCGGGTCGAGCGGGTCACGCCCGCCGAGGCCGCCGCCCGCGACTGGGGTCCGGCGGTCAGTGTCGTGCTGTGCCTGGACGCCTCGCGGGCCCTGGCTCCCGTGCGGACCGTCGCCGGGCCGGTGGCCGGTCCGAGCCGATGGGCCCTGGACGAGGGCGAGTTCGCCCACCGCGACTCGATGATCAGCAAGTTCGAGGTGCGGGCGCTGGCGCTGGCCAGGATCGGGCCCCGGCTCGGCGACCTGGTCTGGGACATCGGCGCGGGCTCCGGTTCCGTCGCCGTGGAGTGCGCGCGGTTCGGCGCCGCGGTCACCGCCGTCGAGAAGACGGCGGACGGCTGCGAGCGCGTCCGCGCCAACGCGGCGGCGCACGGCGTGGACGTGCGGGTCGTGCACGGAGACGCGCCGTCCGTGCTGTCCGCCCTGGACGGCCCCCACGACCCGGACGCGGTGTTCATCGGGGGCGGCGGCCGGGAGCTGTCCGAGATCGTCGCGGTGTGCGCGCGCCGGGCCCGGCGGACCGTCGTGGTCGCGATGGCCGCGCTCGACCGGGTGCCCGCCGCCCGTGACGCGCTGACCGCCGCCGGATTCACCTGCGACGGCGTCCTGTTGCAGTCCTCGCGGCTCGCCCCGCTGCCGGGTGAGGTCTCCCGGCTCGCGGCGGCCAATCCCGTCTTCGTGCTGTGGGGCGTCCGGCCTCCGGCCACTACCGAAGGAGTCCCCCAGTGA